In Paraburkholderia terrae, the following proteins share a genomic window:
- a CDS encoding phage integrase family protein, with translation MESDLAEAPNPAHQVDCWFEPVVAARLAVAGLTIVADLLALIRRRQQRWYTSVPRLGPKGAERITGWLSLHAASQGEPSPLATTPRWQFVAGHPALARTPRLGTLIDVMPLESLQAIPLPAELDGSQGLNRGHTSTIRSRSTALSTHPWVDRRLRCG, from the coding sequence ATGGAATCGGACCTCGCCGAGGCGCCCAATCCCGCCCACCAAGTCGACTGCTGGTTCGAGCCCGTCGTGGCGGCGCGGCTGGCCGTCGCGGGACTCACCATCGTCGCCGACCTGCTGGCGCTGATCCGGCGCCGCCAGCAGCGCTGGTACACCTCCGTGCCGCGGCTCGGTCCCAAAGGCGCAGAGCGCATCACGGGTTGGCTGTCGCTGCATGCTGCGTCACAGGGCGAGCCGTCGCCTCTTGCCACCACGCCGCGGTGGCAGTTCGTGGCCGGTCATCCGGCACTCGCACGGACACCCCGGCTGGGGACATTGATTGACGTAATGCCGCTGGAATCACTGCAGGCGATACCGCTACCGGCCGAACTCGACGGCTCGCAGGGCCTCAACCGCGGCCACACCTCGACCATCAGATCGCGCTCGACCGCGCTCTCGACGCATCCATGGGTGGATCGCAGGCTGCGGTGCGGATAG
- a CDS encoding site-specific integrase, with the protein MHAADRASWYSIHRPSQNEPTTDTRRASPRLQAHRYARRATARVAYPGGAADLRRASSHGLRHTHANHARDAGSDLRDVQTDLGHAGLSTTTHYTKGNDARRYQAVNGFFEDALSAGGT; encoded by the coding sequence ATGCACGCTGCAGACCGCGCCAGTTGGTACTCCATTCATCGGCCATCACAAAACGAGCCGACCACTGACACCCGACGCGCCAGCCCGCGTCTGCAAGCGCATCGTTACGCGCGCCGCGCAACAGCTCGAGTTGCCTATCCAGGCGGCGCGGCCGATCTGCGACGGGCGAGCAGCCACGGACTACGGCACACGCACGCGAACCACGCGCGCGATGCGGGCAGTGACCTACGCGACGTGCAGACGGATCTGGGGCATGCCGGCCTCAGCACGACCACTCACTATACGAAAGGGAATGACGCCCGACGCTACCAGGCCGTTAATGGGTTCTTCGAGGACGCGCTATCAGCGGGCGGGACGTAG